The segment ATTACCCGCCGAGAATCGCCTTGCAAATCGAATGGTACGCGGCCAATCCTAATTTCCATCCCATTCCGCCCGGCTATGGTCTTCCCTGGGGCACGCCCCAGGAAGACGAGATTCCCGGCCCGCTGATCTTTGAGGCCGAGATGGCCCTGGCCCGCGCCCAGTTGAAGACGCAGACCCCGCGATACCTCAAACCCGCCCAGCTTGCCCCGCCCTCGGAAGACGACGGCGAGAGAAAAGAAGAGGCCGCGCCGGGTGAAGAGGATGAGCAACCCGGAGAGCTTGTGGCGCACGAACAGCCCTTGCCGCCGGCGACGGAGATCGCGGCCCAGGCCGGAAGCGGCCTGCCGCCCGATTGGCCCGACGCGAGCGGCTTTCAGCCGCCCGGCCCTTCACCCCTGCCGCGGCGGACGAAGGAATCGGTCGAGCCGGTGCTGCGGCACACGAAAACGTATAGCGGCCACGATCAGGATGTGACGGCGGCGCTGGACAGTTACGTCTATTTCCGCGACGACGCTCGGTTTGGCGGCTGGCAGGGCTATTTGCAGCGCAGCGACGATTATATCCGGTTTTGCTGTCACATGCACATCGCCGAGATGCTCACCGCCCGAGGCGGCGCGGGCCAAACGCGAGTAGTGTGGCGGTGGCCGATTCGCCGATAAGACCCCTACACGGACGAACTTTTCAGCATTCCAGCGCTCGCGGACGGAGGACACCCGCCTTGGCATCACAAGACATCAACGTATTGGCACTGGTCAAGGGCGCCGAGCGCTACGTGTTTCTCTACGACGACGCCAGCCGCGCGGAAACGCTGCGCGTGCTGGGCCGCTACGCCTCGAACCCGGAGCTGAGCTTCACCTGGTACGACGCCGCGGTGTTGAGCCAGAAGATCCGCCAGGAAGCGCCCAAGGTCGAGGCGCCGCCCGTCAACCGCCGCTTCAAGATGCCGTTGCCCACGGATTCGGATGAATAGAGGGTTCAGGGTTCAGGGACGCGCAAGCGTTCGTCATCCTGAACCCTGAACCCTGAACCCTCCCATGCAACCCGCGATTGACCGCTTCTTGCAGTACCTCACGGTCGAGCGGAACAGCTCGCCGCTGACGGTCAAGAGCTATCGCGAAGACCTGCAGGCGCTGGCCGCCTATCTGGGCGAGCGTTATCCGACCGCGCCGCCGCCGGGCGACGTGACCACGCTCGATCTGCGGGGCTATCTCTCGGCGCTGCACGAACAGCAGTATGCCAAGACCACGATTGCCCGGCGATTGGCGTCGCTGCGAAGCTTTTTCCGTTTCGGCCAACGCGAGGGATGGACCGACAGCAATCCCGCCAAGCCGCTGCGCAACCCGCGCAAGAGCCGGGCGCTGCCGCACTTTCTGTCGTCGGCCGATCTCGACCGGCTGCTGTCGACGCCGCCGGCCGACAAGCCGATGGGTCTGCGCGACCGGGCGATCCTGGAAACGCTCTATTCGGCCGGCCTGCGCGTGAGCGAGCTGGTGGGGCTGAACGACGGCGACGTGGATTTATCGCAGGGCATTGTCCGCGTGCGCGGCAAAGGCAAACGCGAGCGGCTGGCCCCCATCGGCAGCTATGCCGCCGCCGCCCTGCGCACCTGGCTGCGGGTGCGACGCGTCAGCCCGCGCGAGCCATCGGGCATCGAGACGCCGGTCTTCCTCAACAAGTCGGGCCGCCGCCTGACCACGCGCAGCGTCGGCCGGCTGCTGGAAAAGCACCTGGCGGCGGCGGCACTCGACCGCCGCACCACGCCGCACACGCTGCGGCACAGCTTCGCCACGCACTTGCTCGACGGCGGAGCCGACATCCGTAGCGTGCAAGAGCTGCTCGGCCACAAGAGCCTCGTCACCACGCAGATTTACACGCACCTCAGCACGGCGAATCTGCGGGCCATCTACGAGAAGGCCCACCCCAGGGCCAAGTGATGCGTTTCCAATCAGCGGCACCGCACCCGCCGGCAGGCTTCCGCCAAGGCACCGACCGCGGCGCCGATCTCCTCGTCGGACGCATGACCGCGCGCCAATTGCTCGAGCGCGGCCGCGTAGGACGTGAGCTGGTGAAAGCCGTGGCTTCCGGCCGATCCCTTGATTTGATGGGCGAGCGTCGTGAGG is part of the Pirellulales bacterium genome and harbors:
- the xerC gene encoding tyrosine recombinase XerC, with the protein product MQPAIDRFLQYLTVERNSSPLTVKSYREDLQALAAYLGERYPTAPPPGDVTTLDLRGYLSALHEQQYAKTTIARRLASLRSFFRFGQREGWTDSNPAKPLRNPRKSRALPHFLSSADLDRLLSTPPADKPMGLRDRAILETLYSAGLRVSELVGLNDGDVDLSQGIVRVRGKGKRERLAPIGSYAAAALRTWLRVRRVSPREPSGIETPVFLNKSGRRLTTRSVGRLLEKHLAAAALDRRTTPHTLRHSFATHLLDGGADIRSVQELLGHKSLVTTQIYTHLSTANLRAIYEKAHPRAK
- a CDS encoding Hpt domain-containing protein, which gives rise to MTPTAQFDVLYSPLAEDPMLGEIVRCYVAEMPDRIAALLASFGSGDRNRLTTLAHQIKGSAGSHGFHQLTSYAAALEQLARGHASDEEIGAAVGALAEACRRVRCR